GCGACGCCGAGTACGTCCGGGCCGCCTGCGATGCGTCGCTGCGACGACTGAACACCGAGGTCATCGACCTCTGGTACATGCATCGCCGGGATCCCGACGTCCCGATCGAGGAGACCGTCGGCGCGATGGCCGAGATGGTGGCCGCGGGCAAGGTCCGCCATCTGGGACTGTCCGAGGTGACCGCGGACGAACTGCGCGCCGCGTGCGCCGTCGCCCCGATCGCCGCGGTGCAGAGCGAGTGGAGTCTGTGGTCGCGCGACGTGGAGCGGCGGGTCGTGCCGGCGTGCGCCGAACTCGGCGTCGGCTTCGTCCCCTACTCCCCGCTGGGCCGGGGCTTTCTCACCGGAACCCTGACTCGCGAGCAGATCGCGTCCGACTTCCGCGGCGCCACCGCCCGCACCGGCGACAACTGGGACGCCAATCAGCGCGTGGTCGAGGTGGTGTCCGGAGTCGCGCGCCGCGTCGGCGCCACCAACGCGCAAGTGGCCCTGGCCTGGCTGTACGCCGCCGGGCGTCGCGCCGTGGTGCCGGTGGTCCCCATCCCCGGCACCCGCTCGGTGTCCCGCGTCGCCGAGAACGCGGCCGCCGTCGACCTGGTGCTCGACGACGAAGCGGTCACCGCGCTCGACGAGGTCGCCGGACTGGTCGTCGGCGGGCGCAACATCGTCGCCGACCCGGCGTGGATCTCCGCAGGCCGCGAATGACTCCCCACCCTCGGAAATCGAAGCCCGTGTCCGTGATCCCCGATTCCCACCGCGATCTGCTGGAACGCCCCCTCTACGCCCACCTCGCGACCATCCGGCCCGACGGCACGCCACAGGTGAACCCCATGTGGTTCTCCTGGGACGGCGAGCTCGTCTACTTCACCAACACCACCGTCCGGCAGAAGTACAAGAACGTGACCGCCCACCCCGAGGTCGCGTTCTCCGTGAACGACCCCGACCAGCCCTACCGCTACCTCGAAGTGCACGGCGTCCTCGAGCGCATCGACCCCGACCCGGACGACACGTTCTTCGGTGCCCTCGCCGACCGGTACGGCCTCGCGATGGACGGCCCGCCCGGCGACGTGGCGCACCGTGTGGTGTACGCGGTCCGGCCGACCGGGACCAGTCACCAGTAGGCGAAGGCCGCGGACACACCTATCATCCGAAGTTCTGCGGACAGAGATACTTGCCCGCTGCCACGGTCGCCGAACTCGTGGCTCCAACCTGCTCCGCCGTCTTGTTCTTACCCGCCTGGTAGGTGCTCCGATAGTTCGCGGCGACCGACGGATCCGAACTCACGAAGTGCCCGATCTCGGCATCGGTGGCCACACAGGCAGGAAAGGAGTAGGAAAGCAACCACAGGTAGGGCTCGTTGACCAATTCACCAGATTCGGCGTCCGCCCGCGAAGCCTCGACAATCATCGGGCACATGTACTCGACGGCCTTCACCGTTCCGCCCTCCGGAATCTCACTCCACAGCCTCGCGGTCCCCGCATCGAGCTCGTCCATTTCTGGGTCACCGCTGCTGCCGGACGGAGCCGGGCGGGAGGTCATCCCCTGCTCGCCACGAAGCGCTGCATTCACTTCACGATAAGACAAGTGCGGATCGGGCAACAGACAACCATCCTTCGACCGCATCGGCTGACTCTGGTGTTCTCCGCCACCGTGCCCGCTACCGTCTCCGGAGCCAGACGACCCGCACGCGGCCAAGCCGATCGCCGCTGCCGCCAGCGCCGCCGCCCCCAGAGTCCTCGTCACAATCGATCTCACGTGCGCCTCCTCCGTCGTTCCCACCGTGTCGGGCACGGCGTTCCAGAACGCAAACGCTACTGACGTCATCCCCTGAAACCACTGCTGGGAAGCCGAGATTCATCGGTCTGGGCGACCGGCCGGCGCCCCGCGAACGGGCATATCACCCGCTCTCTCCGGTTGACCGGAGAGAAGGCCCCGGCGGCGCTACCGCCGAGTAGTCTCGTGGCATGGCCAGTGCTCTGTGCGTCTGCGGTCACGACCGCGCAGCCCACGCACATTACCGAGACGGCACCGACTGCTCGCTCTGCTCGGACGGTTCGTGCCCCCGTTTCCGCTCCTCCTCCGGCCTGCGTGGCCTGCTGTCGAAGGTCCTCGGGAAGTAGCCTCGTCGGCCACACCCAGATGACGGGTCACGAGGGACCATTCCCCTCGTGACCCGATATTCGGGGATGGCCGACGAGGACGCGGCGATCTGTCGCGGCCCGTCCGGGTCAGGCGTCGCTCGGCGCCCTCATCAGCGCTGCGGCCCGGTCGAATCAGCGGGCCAACGACCCGCGGTACTCCACGACAGCACCGAATTCCGGGAGCAGCCCGGAGGCGAGCGCGCCGGACAGCGAGGGTGCGGCGGCGTCCTTCTCCGACAGCACGAAGGCCAGCGGGGTGCCGTCGCGGCCGACCGTCGGCCAGCCGATACCGAGTTCGGCGTCGAGCGGATGGATCCCGTGCTCGCCACCGGGGTTGTAGCCGGTGGAGCAGAGGTAGGTGACCACCGAGCCGTCCTGCATCGAGCAGAACGCGTGGCCGAGCCCCTCGGACAGGTACACGGCCTTGCGGTCGGCGTCGTCGAGCAGTACCGCGTCGTGCAGGCCGAAGGTGGGCGACCCGGCGCGCAGGTCGACGATCACGTCGAGCACCGCGCCGGCCGTGCAGGTCACGTACTTGGCCTGGCCGGGCGGGACGTCCGCGAAGTGGATCCCGCGGATCACCCCGGCGGCGGAGACCGAGGTGTTGACCTGCGCGAGGGTGAGGTCGTGGCCGATCGTCTCGGCGACGACCTCCGCCTTGAAGCTCTCCAGGAAGAGGCCGCGGTCGTCCTCGTAGACGGTCGGGGTGAACTCCCACGCGCCCTCGATACTCAGCTCTCGTACCTGCACCGTGTTCCCTTCGTTGGTCTCGACTTCGCTCGACCGTCATAGGCCTTCGCTCGACGGCCACATGCCTCGCCCGACCGCCACATGCGCGACACGGCCACGTCAGGGGACCCTACAGCTACAGTTCCGGACCGCGGTCGATCACGTCGAGCAGGTACCGCCCGTAGCCCGACTTGGTGAGTTCCCCCGCCCGGGCGCGCAGCTCGTCGTCGGACAGGTAGCCGAGCCGCCACGCGATCTCCTCGGGCACCGCGATCTTGAGGCCCTGCCGCTGTTCGACGGTCCGCACGAAGTTCCCGGCGTCGAGGAGCGAGTCGAAGGTGCCGGTGTCGAGCCAGGCGGTGCCGCGGCGCAGCACCGTGACGGCGAGCCGGTCCTGACGCAGGTATTCAGCGTTGATGTCGGTGATCTCGTACTCGCCGCGCGCCGACGGCGCGAGCTCGCGGGCGATGTCGACCACGTCGCTGGAATAGAAGTAGAGACCCGGGACCGCGTATCCCGACTTCGGCGAGGCGGGCTTCTCCTCGAGCGAGATCGCCCGGCCGGCGTCATCGAACTCAACGACGCCGTACGCCCCCGGATCGGCCACCCGGTAGGCGAAGATCGCGCCGCCGTCGACGTCACCGAAGCCCGTCAGCTGACTGCCGAGTCCTGGGCCGTAGAAGATGTTGTCGCCCAGGATGAGCGCGACCGAGTCGTCGCCGATGTGCTCGGCGCCGATGACGAACGCCTGCGCGAGGCCGTTCGGCTCCGACTGCACGGCGTAGCTCAGCGTGATCCCGAAGCGGGAACCGTCACCCAGGAGGTATTCGAAGGCGGCGCGGTCGCGCGGAGTGGTGATCACCAGGATGTCGCGGATCCCGGCCAGCATCAGCGTGGAGAGCGGGTAGTAAATCATCGGCTTGTCGTACACGGGGACCAGCTGCTTGCTGACGCCCTGCGTGATCGGATGCAGGCGCGTTCCGGTGCCGCCGGCCAGGATGATTCCGCGCATGCGTTCACCCTATCGGTAGAGTCGGCAGGAGCGAATCGTCAACCAAGGGGAGCCTTACATGCGGGTGCTCGTGACCGGCGGCGCCGGCTTCATCGGCGCGAATTTCGTGCTGCGCACCCTCGAGACCCGGCCCGACGTGCAGATCACCGTGCTCGACAAGTTCACCTACGCCGCCAACCCGCACACCCTGGAACCGGTCGCCGGCCGGGTCACGGTGGTGCGCGGTGACATCGGCGACGCGGCCGTCGTCGATCCGCTGGTCGCCGAGTCGGATCTGGTGGTGAACTTCGCCGCCGAGTCGCACAACGACAATTCGCTGCGCGATCCGTCGTCGTTCGTGACCACCAACCTCGTCGGCACCTACACGCTGCTGGAATCGGTACGACGGCACGACACCCGGCTGCACCACATCAGCACCGACGAGGTGTACGGCGACCTGGCGCTCGACGATCCCGCGCGCTTCACCGAGGAGACGGCGTACAACCCGTCGAGCCCGTACAGCTCCACCAAGGCCGGCAGCGACCTGCTGGTGCGGGCCTGGGTGCGGAGCTTCGGGGTACACGCGACGATCTCCAACTGCTCCAACAACTACGGGCCGTATCAGCACGTGGAGAAGCTGATTCCGCGGCAGATCACCAACGTGCTGACCGGGATCCGGCCGAAGGTCTACGGCGACGGCCGCAACGTGCGCGACTGGATCCACGTCGACGATCACAACGACGCCGTCTGGACCATCATCGAGCGGGGCGAACTCGGCGAGACCTATCTGATCGGCGCCGACGGCGAGGTGGACAACCGGACGGTGGTCGAGACGATCCTGCGGCAGCTCGGGCAGCCGGCGGACGCGTTCGACTTCGTCACCGACCGCCCCGGGCACGACCGCCGCTACGCCATCGACTCGACCCGGCTGCGGACCGAACTCGGCTGGTCGCCGCGCTACACCGACTTCGACGCGGGTCTGGCGGCGACCATCGACTGGTACCGGAACCATCGCGACTGGTGGGAGCCGGTGAAGGCCGGCGTCGAAGCGTCGTACGCGACGACGCAGCGCGTCCTGAACTGACTCATTCGACGGGAGAACACATGCGTGTACTGGTGACCGGCGGCGCGGGCTACATCGGCTCGCACACGGTGCTGCAACTGCTCGGCGCCGGCCACGAGGTGGTGATCGCCGACGACTTCAGCAACGCCAAGCCTTCGGTGGTACCGCGGCTGGAATCGCTTGCCGGGCAGTCGATCCCGGTGCACCGCGTGGATCTGACCGACCGCGCCGCGACCGCGGCGCTGCTGGACGCGGAGCCGGTCGACGCGGTGATCCACTTCGCCGGGTTCAAGGCCGTCGGCGAGTCGGTGGCGCAACCCCTCGACTACTACGAGAACAACCTGGACAGCACCCTGTCGGTCCTGCGCGCGATGGGTGCGCACGGGGTGCGGAAGTTCGTGTTCTCGTCCTCGGCGACGGTGTACGGCGAGAATCCGGTGCTGGAACGCACCGAGGACATGCCGACCTCGGCCACCAACCCGTACGGCTGGACCAAGGTGATGATCGAGCAGATCCTGAGTGATCTCGCCGCCTCGGACCCGAGCTGGCGGATCGCGGTGCTGCGCTACTTCAACCCGGTCGGCGCGCACGCCAGCGGCCGGATCGGGGAGGACCCGAGCGGCTTCCCGAACAATCTGATGCCGTTCATCACGCAGGTGGCGGTCGGTCGGCGCGAGAAGCTGTCGGTGTTCGGCGACGACTACGACACGGTCGACGGCACCGGGGTCCGCGACTACATCCACGTCGAAGACCTCGCCGCCGGGCACATCGCCGCGCTCGACCGGCTCGGCGTGATCGACGACCCGTGGTCGGTGTGGAATCTCGGTACCGGACAAGGCGTTTCGGTGCTGCAACTGGTCGACGCCTTCGCCCGCGCCAGCGGCCGGGAGATCCCGTACCAGATCGCGCCGCGCCGTCCCGGCGACCAGGCCGCGAACTGGGCGGACCCGTCGAAGGCCAATGCCGAACTCGGCTGGCGCACCACCCGGACGGTCGACGACATGTGCGCCGACTCGTGGCGCTGGCAGTCGTCGAATCCGAACGGCTACCCCGACTGAGCGGCCTGCTGGGCAGAGCCGGGCGGCGTGTGCTCCCCGTGCCGGGGCTGTCTCGGGTCGTTCTTCGTGTCGCGGGTTCCGCATGACACTCGACACGCAACAGGGCCCGCGACACGCCGATCCGGGGGCCACCCGACGGCTGAGCCACGGCCGCAGGTGAGCCGCGCCGCCCTTAGCTCGGCTTCGAGGCTCCTCGCCCGGGGGCTCGTCGCACCTCAGCCGACGGCCGAAGAGCCATGCCGATCCCGCAGCGAGTCGCCCCGCCGGGCCCCTATTTCGCGACGCCCTCCCGCGCGAGGACGACGTCCTCCTCGCGGTGCCGGTCGGCGACCCCGCCGGACGGCCGGTACCCCGCCACGACCGCCATCCCGACGACGGCCACCGCCGCCCCGAAGATCAGCATCGCCGGATACCCGATGCCGAAGTGCTCGTGTATCCAGGCGAGGATCGCCGGGCTGGCGAAGCCCAGATAGGTGAGCCCGTAGAAGACCGCGGTGAGACCGGCGAGGTCGTCGGGCCCGGCGATCCGCTGGACCTCCAGCAGCCCGGAGATGAGCGCCATGCCGTAGCCGGCGCCGAGGACCGCCGCGGCCAGGATCGCGACCGGCACGGTCAGCACGTGCGCGGTGTACGCCGCCAGCAGCATCCCGGCCACGACCAGGCCCATCGCCGTCACCAGGGCGCGCGATGATCCCGGACGGTCGATCCGCCGGCCGAACGTCTGGACACCGAAGCCCGCGGTGAGACCGACCACGCAGCAGACACCCGCGAAGACGATCTCCCAGCCACCGGTCTTCGGGGTGAGGAGCGCGGGGATCACCGCGTAGGCGACGGCACACGTGCCGAACACCCAGGGCGCCGTCGGCGCCACGCGCAGCCAGAAGCGGAGCCGGCGGGCCGACGGGATCTTGAGATCGTCGAGCAGGCGGCCGTCGTGCGTGCCGGGACGGGTCTCCGGGGTCCGCAGGAGCAGCCCGAAGGAGACCACGGCGAGCGCGATGTTCACCAGGTAGGCGAGCTGGTCGGGCCACGGCCCCCACTGCGCGAGCAGCGCCGCCACGCCGGCACCCAGCCCGAAACCGGCGGTGAGGCTGAGCGCGGCGCGTCGTGCCCCGGCGGTCACCGAGGCGCCGGCGGCGTCGGAGAGTTCCTTGATCCAGCTGCCGCCGACCGCCATCGCCAGACCGAGCGCGATCCCGCTGAATACCCGGCCGGCCGCCAGCAGCGCCACCGAATGCGCCCCGGCGGCGAGCAGCGCCGATCCGATCGCGGCGAGGATCGGCGACGGCAGCATCAGCGGGCGCCGGCCGAGCCGGTCGGAGAGCGGCCCGCCGATCAGCAGTGCCGGCACGATGCCCAGCACG
The nucleotide sequence above comes from Gordonia sp. PP30. Encoded proteins:
- the galE gene encoding UDP-glucose 4-epimerase GalE: MRVLVTGGAGYIGSHTVLQLLGAGHEVVIADDFSNAKPSVVPRLESLAGQSIPVHRVDLTDRAATAALLDAEPVDAVIHFAGFKAVGESVAQPLDYYENNLDSTLSVLRAMGAHGVRKFVFSSSATVYGENPVLERTEDMPTSATNPYGWTKVMIEQILSDLAASDPSWRIAVLRYFNPVGAHASGRIGEDPSGFPNNLMPFITQVAVGRREKLSVFGDDYDTVDGTGVRDYIHVEDLAAGHIAALDRLGVIDDPWSVWNLGTGQGVSVLQLVDAFARASGREIPYQIAPRRPGDQAANWADPSKANAELGWRTTRTVDDMCADSWRWQSSNPNGYPD
- the rfbC gene encoding dTDP-4-dehydrorhamnose 3,5-epimerase; the protein is MQVRELSIEGAWEFTPTVYEDDRGLFLESFKAEVVAETIGHDLTLAQVNTSVSAAGVIRGIHFADVPPGQAKYVTCTAGAVLDVIVDLRAGSPTFGLHDAVLLDDADRKAVYLSEGLGHAFCSMQDGSVVTYLCSTGYNPGGEHGIHPLDAELGIGWPTVGRDGTPLAFVLSEKDAAAPSLSGALASGLLPEFGAVVEYRGSLAR
- a CDS encoding PPOX class F420-dependent oxidoreductase; this translates as MSVIPDSHRDLLERPLYAHLATIRPDGTPQVNPMWFSWDGELVYFTNTTVRQKYKNVTAHPEVAFSVNDPDQPYRYLEVHGVLERIDPDPDDTFFGALADRYGLAMDGPPGDVAHRVVYAVRPTGTSHQ
- the rfbA gene encoding glucose-1-phosphate thymidylyltransferase RfbA produces the protein MRGIILAGGTGTRLHPITQGVSKQLVPVYDKPMIYYPLSTLMLAGIRDILVITTPRDRAAFEYLLGDGSRFGITLSYAVQSEPNGLAQAFVIGAEHIGDDSVALILGDNIFYGPGLGSQLTGFGDVDGGAIFAYRVADPGAYGVVEFDDAGRAISLEEKPASPKSGYAVPGLYFYSSDVVDIARELAPSARGEYEITDINAEYLRQDRLAVTVLRRGTAWLDTGTFDSLLDAGNFVRTVEQRQGLKIAVPEEIAWRLGYLSDDELRARAGELTKSGYGRYLLDVIDRGPEL
- a CDS encoding MFS transporter, which translates into the protein MSAATRYGWPGVSLAVFTAAWGGNEFTPLVVMYRAHSHLSAVVVDALLFTYVLGIVPALLIGGPLSDRLGRRPLMLPSPILAAIGSALLAAGAHSVALLAAGRVFSGIALGLAMAVGGSWIKELSDAAGASVTAGARRAALSLTAGFGLGAGVAALLAQWGPWPDQLAYLVNIALAVVSFGLLLRTPETRPGTHDGRLLDDLKIPSARRLRFWLRVAPTAPWVFGTCAVAYAVIPALLTPKTGGWEIVFAGVCCVVGLTAGFGVQTFGRRIDRPGSSRALVTAMGLVVAGMLLAAYTAHVLTVPVAILAAAVLGAGYGMALISGLLEVQRIAGPDDLAGLTAVFYGLTYLGFASPAILAWIHEHFGIGYPAMLIFGAAVAVVGMAVVAGYRPSGGVADRHREEDVVLAREGVAK
- the rfbB gene encoding dTDP-glucose 4,6-dehydratase, which produces MRVLVTGGAGFIGANFVLRTLETRPDVQITVLDKFTYAANPHTLEPVAGRVTVVRGDIGDAAVVDPLVAESDLVVNFAAESHNDNSLRDPSSFVTTNLVGTYTLLESVRRHDTRLHHISTDEVYGDLALDDPARFTEETAYNPSSPYSSTKAGSDLLVRAWVRSFGVHATISNCSNNYGPYQHVEKLIPRQITNVLTGIRPKVYGDGRNVRDWIHVDDHNDAVWTIIERGELGETYLIGADGEVDNRTVVETILRQLGQPADAFDFVTDRPGHDRRYAIDSTRLRTELGWSPRYTDFDAGLAATIDWYRNHRDWWEPVKAGVEASYATTQRVLN